TTATTGTAATGCAAACGTGGTTTAATCTGGTATGAAATTTTATGAGAATAAGGTGGTGAAAGTGGCACGTGTGAGTCAGGAATAATGAATGTTTTATTGTGTCAGAAGTGAGAGTAGAGAGTGTCAGAAGGCAAAGAAATGAGTAGCAAAACACGACCACACTAATCGGAGCAGATGAATTGATGAGTGATGATAATATTGACGGGAAAGCATGTCCTTTCCCTTTTCGCTTGAGAAATCTCTTTTCatcactcactcactcacaACAAAACCACACCATCTCTTTCTCCCTTACAACCACCATGGACTTCATCTTCAGGGCTGCCACTGTTCATCCCTCCAATCACTTCCCCTCTCTCCAAGCTTCTCGCCTTCACTCAGGTACTTCTCTTACCACCCCTTTTCACTTTCTTCTCTTCACTACTGcatttctctctctcctttTGCTCTACATGCTTTCTTTCCTCTTGGTGTGAAAATTACGTCCTAAAGGTACGTCTTTTCCCTGGTGGGTGCAAGTGAGGggggaaaaaaaagagagaaagagggcaTTTGGGTTTCTTTGGAATTGCATTGAACTTTCAGTGAACTGAACTCAAGCCCGTGTTCGCTAGTCAGAGAAGTTTAATTTCAAAGTTCCGGTTTTTCTGTTATCGTTTCCCTCAGAGGACCTCCACTTTGAAGCATGCAGTTTTGCTCTTAAAGGGTTGGCATTTATCAGGAACAGttacttttgaaaaaacaaaaattattgttCTGAATGTTTGTTTCTGCCATTGAATGTGTTGCAAGTGGACATCATTTACAAGTAACCGTTTCGATTGGTGTCTGTGCAATTCAGGGCTGATGTAAGGGACGGCCAGGATATGTTTTGGCTTTACAAGTTAATCACTCAGTAATGATTTCCAGGTTCTCTGTTTATGGGAACTTGGGCTTAATTAAGACAATAAATCAAATAACTCTGGCAGGTTCTGCCAAGCTTTTCCATATATGCTGCTCTTATCATACGAGAGTGCGAGATAATTGCGAATATAATAATTTCTCCGAAGCCTTAAAAgcagaaataagaaaaaaaacaagggTGAGAGGGTGAATTGAATTGGAGTAATGACGCAGGAGTGTGATTCCTCAGAGGAAGAACAGCCTCAAGCTGCTGCTTTGAGGAGGAATCTAGAAAAGTTGAAGTTTGAAAGGAACAGCGTCAATGAAGAAATTCAATCGTATTTACTGGCGCGGAGAACTAATGAAACTTGGGGGCCTTCACGATATTTAATTTGGGGGGAGGAGAATGTTTCTGAGTCTGATGAAGGTGAAATTGAAAAGGTTCCAATTTGAATTGTGCTTATGTGAACTATTTTCTCCCTTGTTAGGGGCGTCACACATGTGTGATCTATCAGTTTTTCTGTTCTTGAATGCTTTCACATTTGGTTCTTTTCTGGATTTTTTTTGTCCTATGGCTTCACTTTTATCCTGAGTTTTGGATGTGCCCTGCAAATTGCTAGTATGTTTAGGTGGACGAGAATGGGGCAATAGCATTCTCCTTGTTACTGAGATTTTTAGAATGAGGGGATTACCCTCCAAGCCTTccttttgctttaatttttacaaacaaaattacTCAAATTTAGAGAAACTTGGATGATTTTAAACAtccaaatatgaaaaaaaagggttaatttCTTCACCTCCTATTCTCTTCCCCCAATCTTCCCCTCCTTGAACCTAAACATACCATGAAGAGCATAAGGGAACCTTAGCACTGTTAATTTTCCTTCTTGTTAGTGTTTTATAATCTTGTAAGTTGTACATTTGTAGCTGTAGGGAACATACAATACATTTATCTTTCCTattgatgttttcttttgaGATGTACCTTTTATGGCATTAAAAATGGATCCTTTGTGCCAAAATAGTTTACTGATGAGGATTCCATTTGAACTATACAGATAAATATTCAATGCTAAATTATAcagatgaggatgatgatgcaaaatctctttttcaatgTCCTTTCTGTGACTTCGAGTTTGATTTTTCTTCATTCCGTGCTCGTTTGGAAGAGGAGGATTGCTATGACCCAAGAGATATGGTATGACGGttctgaattttgaaatttgatgttTGGCTGAAGTTATTGCTAACATCATAACATGTACACTTCTATTCGACTCTGTTTCCTTTTCCTACTTTCCTTGATTAATTGTGAGACTGTTCATTGACTTTATTATAGTTTGTAAACCGTAGTTCATAGCTTAAGTTCAATTGTATATAACACACTGAACAAAAATTCTGTCTATATACTTGATATGTTGCACTGTTCTGATATGAGAAAGAAAAGGGTAAGGATAAAATTAACTAGCAGCCATTTTAGTTTAAAGCTAAGAAAGAATATTTAATGTTTCTGAACATTTCACTTAGGTAATTAAgttgtaatttaaatttgaaaactgaCTGACTGTCTTAATTTTCCTATATCAGACCTGTCCTCTGTGTGAAGAAAATTTAGGGGAGGATGCAGTCAGGGTTGCACAGAATTCAAGCAAGGTAAATATTGCCCAACTCAATCATGGAATCTTTGTGTTCTTAATGTTATCTAGCTCACTCTTGGTTTTAAGAGAACTTGATTCTTGCCCAATTCAATTGAATATGTCAATAAATGATCTATACTTTCTATAGAGATCTTGGAAGTCTGACAAATCTAGCATCTCGTCGGGTGATACAGTAGTGTTTGACAAGAAACTTCCTGCCAGAGGAAGACATGAACTGGTGCCTGATCCACTTCTGACACCATTTGTTCGCAATCTGTCTGTTCCAAACTCCAGAGGTATCCAACCTAGTGAAGGTTTCTCCAGCAGTGCTTCAGACATTTCCAGTGGAAAGGGGTATGATCCTGACATTTCCAGTGGAAAAGGGTATGATCCTTCTTTCTCTGGTATTTTTGTATTGGAAGTATGCTTATATAGTGAAAAAGAGCACGAGAAACTGATAATTCTAACTGTAAAGCATTAAAAGAATAGCTAAAgatcaattttgttttcctttataGACACTGATAATCTCCTGTTCTTGGAAATGTTATAAATGTACTACTATAACTAATTTAGCTGCTTCACTGGTATCTGCTAAATTCATAAGTGCAGTAGTCTATCTCAATTTATCACTATTGTAACTAATTCATTGTTCTATACATAAAAATAGTGATAATAATACTTCTTATGACATGGGTAATTGTTTATCCAATTTGACACATTATATATAGTGTATACATAGCgatacatttcaaaattgtctGTGCGCTGTGGATTTACAAGACATATCACTCGGAGTGTATTTATTAGTTGGTTAACAGCAATCTATATTCTATTCATAATATgacatttcatatatataacaCGACAAACTATATTTTGCTGTGGaatttttactttattcttttcatttgaAAGTTACTTTGAAAGCTTAGGGAGGTGTGTGAAACAAGGTAAATGTGTAcgatatatttttacatttgtCAGACTTAGAAATAACTATAAATGATTCTGTAGAGTATATTCATGAAGCCATCAACATTACTTATGCATTTTCCTGCTAGTTCAAACACCAATACATCATTCACATCGAAGCTTATCTTCCTccatgatgaaataaaaaccATTAGATGATTCAAATCCATTAAACAACTCAGCagacaaaacaaaaaccatAGTGTCTCAGCGGCATAGCGACTATCAAACAATTCTTATCATTACTACATCAGACGATTCCTCGTCAGAGGAAACTAATTAGATGAACAAATGGTGTCAAAATTGTTCTAGTATAGGAAAAACAATGAATTTGTTTAAGTGTAATGTACCggtattaaaaatgaaaattgattgGTAGTCGTATTATGTATGCCAATATGTACATGTACTGACTGCCACTAAATTAGCTTGCATTTCTTGATAAACAATTCTGATTGTTTCTGTGAAGCTCTAGCTCCAACTATAGCTTTGCATAACCTACTTTGTTGGTGATTATGAAAACTTTCCTTCTGGACCTTGAATATGTCGAATTGTATGATACCCTTTTGGCCAAAATTACTTGACTGTCAATGTGATGAGACACCCTTATTAATATCTCCTGACATTTGTTTCACAAGCATGCTCTACTGACAAGCGAATCTATCTTACTCATCCAGTTACATTTTGGTGATTAAATACTTTTAACGAGTAGCAATATATGAAATGCTAAccttattttttcctttaatacattacaaaattttcttaactaaaaatatttgatgcattGATAGTGAGGATAAAAAATTTGTGTTGATGCTGCATAAAGATAGTAGCAACGGCTGTATACTGTCTTAAAAACAGGgacaaaaataagatttatgaAAAATTCTCTGCTTAAACTCAGTACTGAAACGTTGTTGATGGTTTTGTTTGCAGCTCAGAGACAGACTCGGGAGACGAAGAGGATATTGAAGAGCGAAGGCAGAAGGCATCTTTTGTTCAAGAGTTGATGTTATCAACTTTATTCTAGGAAACATGCATCTAACAACTTATAGACAGTCTTGCGTTCAGGTAGCGTTGATTCTTGTAAGAAAATAACTGCGTTTTGGTACGGTGCATGAATTTAGTATAGGTAATCTAAGTGCTGGATAGTCACAAAATTGGACGGTTGCCTCGTTTGCAGGCATGCATTATTGAACATCTGAACTTATTATGGtatattttaaatctatatATAGAAGTTAatcttttgtattattttatcatcatgGCAAGAATGAGCCATGATTCAAGTCTTTTGCACGGAATGCTTTTTTAACTCGAATTGGGATACGAGGCTTGATTGATTCTGACGGTTAATCTGATGATGAACTGGCCAGTATTTTTGAACCAAGTTGTTGTGCAAACCAGTTTAGTGTTTAGCCAAGGGAACTGGCCAGTCTAATTTGGTTATTATAACATTCCAACAGGTTGAACTTATGAGCAACTAATGTTCATTTTGTAGTCTTCAGCATTGATTAATCTCGTATGAAAGTAAGAGGAAAACTTGAAAGTAACCCAAATCAAACTCTTATATGAGAACTTATTCAGGTTGTTTATCCTTCATGAGTACACCACACATTAATCTATTTGCAGCAAATTTTTTCTTCCTATTTAATTCATTGTTTCGTGAAATCCAACACCAATCGACTGCAATGCAAGAAACAAGACATAGAGTAGAACTAATTAGCCAAATGTAACAGTTTAACTACCTCATGTGAGGACCTTGCATTCCGTTGAAGATAGTTAAGTAAAAGAGCAGTAACAGCAAAGAGAATTGATTTGGGATAGAAGAATATGATAATGGAATGGAATAACAACATCCATCATAAAGGTGGAAAGTATAAGAAAAAGGGAAAGGAAAGGAGTataaaaggaagaggaagaagaaatgaaaaagaagagaattcACTCGATGATGGATTGGATAACACCAGCACCAACGGTCTTCCCTCCTTCCCTGATGGCGAACCTCATTCCTTGTTCGCAGGCGACAGGAACAATGAGCTCGACGACCATCTTAACACGGTCACCGGGCATAACCATCTTGGACTCCTCGTCCTTGTCGTTCATGATGGAGGTCACCTTCCCCGTCACGTCGGTGGTTCTCATGTAAAACTGAGGCCTGTACCCTGCAAAGAACGGCGAGTGCCTCCCACCTTCCTCCTTCTTCAGAACATAAACAATGGCCACGAACTTGGTGTGCGGCGTAATGGTGCCAGGCTTCGCCAGAACCATCCCTCTCTGAATGTCCACCTTCTGAACCCCTCTCAGCAGAAGCCCCACGTTGTCCCCTGCCAACGCCTCGTCAAGAATCTTCTGGAACATCTCCACGCCGGTCACCGTCGTGTTCCTCGTTTCCCTCAAACCTACAAGGTCAACGGTTTCGCCAACTCTGATCGTCCCACGCTCCACTCGCCCCGTCGCCACCGTGCCACGCCCGGTGATTGAGAAAACATCTTCCACGGCGAGAAGGAAAGGGAGATCGGTTTGGCGCTGCGGAATGGGAATGTagttgtccacttcgtccatgaGTTGGTAGATTTTATCGACCCATTCGTTTTCTCCGCGTTTGATTGCAGGGTTCGCCATGAGAGCTTCCAGGGCCAAGAGTGCGGAACCCGAGACGATGGGGATGTCGTCGCCGGGGAACTCGTACGAGGAGAGAAGCTCGCGCACTTCGAGTTCCACCAACTGGAGGAGTTCTTCGTCGTCGACTTGGTCCTGTTTGTTCAGGAACACCACCATGTTGGGCACGCCGACTTGTTTTGCCAACAAGATGTGTTCTTTCGTTTGGGGCATGGGGCCGTCGGCGCCGGAGACCACCAGGATGGCTCCGTCCATCTGGGCGGCGCCGGTGATCATGTTCTTGACGTAGTCCGCGTGGCCGGGGCAGTCCACGTGGGCGTAGTGGCGGTTTTCGGTTTCGTATTCGACGGTGGCGGTGTTGATGGTGATGCCACGGGCGCGCTCCTCCGGGGCGGCGTCGATCTCGTCGTACTTCTTGGGGGCGCTGTTgccgagggaggcgagagccaTGGTGAGGGCGGCGGTGAGGGTGGTCTTTCCGTGGTCGACATGCCCGATGGTGCCTATGTTGACGTGGGGCTTCTTGCGCTCGAACTTGCCGCGCGCGGCGCGGACGGTGAATTGGCGGCGGTGGGTTGTGGTGGAGGGTGTGCGGCGGAGGACGGTGGAGGGCTGGAGGAAGGAGGAAGAGAGAGTGGTTAGTTTAtgagtggtggtggtggagcgGAAGGGTGTAGAATTTAGAGAAgagggtgaggaagaagaagatgaagatgatgcaTGTGGGAAGAGTATGAGTTTGGAGGAAGCAGTTGCAGAAGAAAGTGCCATGGTTTTGGAAAATTGGGATTGTGGAGAGTGAAGAGAGAAGACGAGGTTTGTGTGAAGTGTAAAGTCTTATTTCTGTTATCTGGTGGTGGTGTTGGTGTTGGTGAGAGTGTGTGGATGGATAAAATATGACCTCATATCACTTCTATCCTTTTTCTGCCTCAATTTTTCAAGGATCACATTATTCTCTCTTTCTCATGTTAACCCAACTCAAATGCATATCAACCAGGATTTTGTATCTTTCATTATAAAACTATTTCCACATggctaaaatataatatatattttttcactttttttaaattcttattctgaaaaaaatatatatatttagttaaatttatttgtttgggAAGGATGTGAACTtagaagaaattttttattttcaaatattaacatTGAATTATGATTGTGTGTGTATTTGCATGCATCAATAGTAAAAAGAGTGGGCAAAACTTCAAAATGGAAGTGATGAGTTGGGTTTCTCTTCTCATCTCCCCATTGTGCGTAAATGATAATGGCGAACCAATCTACAATAATGATGAAACTATCCCAGATGTTGTCAACACATTAGTTTTCATCGGAAGGATATATAAATCtgatgaattattattaaaccTGGTTGTTTATTATCTTTCCTAGTGAAAACTCTTGTAAGGAAAAAGTCTTTGTACCATTTTAAATCTCCTAAGGTTTTACATCTAATTGTATGTATATGATGAATTTCCAATGCTTAGGTaaacaatcacaacacattttcataaaatcaacgcacaaaagcataagttatataatataaaatgattatacataaattatctcataacaaaatatgattaatgtcagtataatcaaatcatatatCATTATCAAATTTATGGATCTAAGTATCACATGAGTATACAGAATAGGtgttaaaataagattaaaatcaaatcacaatataatatatatatatatatatggatgcaaatttttttgttacaaaCTATCATAATGTTAATTGAAACTATTATGTCACAATCATTAGACTCGTgttaaattatcaacaaatatcTAATTTCACAGTCAATATCAACTAGGattaattgtaatatatataagtaaggtcaaatattattttgacaAGTGAGTACAAACTTCACTTACACAAGTGAGATGTAAAAAAGTCACACTAAGAttagaaaactaaattaatatctTTCAAAATACAAGTATAGAATATGTCATAGATACTAATTTTATCCAAAATACTTATATTCATATATCAAAAGTAAGTTTAAAacattcaatattaaaattaatgtattttagaCTAGAAGGAACTTTTCATAtatataccaaaaaaaaaagaccaaattttctttttatctcattttcgctaaatatattaaaaaaaagttacaacTAAAAAATACCGACAAACTTACCCAAAATCTATTCTCCAACTCTGccttctttaataaattttaaacaatattttacatgaAACTAATACatcaaacctcatataatacataaaatcccaaattcaaaataacacataatataatcataacCCAGACACTTAAACATGTAAATATTCATCATATTCACATAATTTCAACCCATATATATTCTAACAAAAATAGTATATGTATATggaaacaaatgaaagaaaacaaattataagtgacaaaagtattaaaaacatatcaattacaaacacaacaatcatatataacataataatcACAAAAGTTAATGTTACAAATTAATATTCAACTTTAATACAATATTCAGCaatgaaaaatttaagaaagaaaagaaagtataaccaaaagcatgcgaagattgaaaaggaaaagaacTGTTTCGGTCGGATCTGGTCTGACCTTGTTAAAACACTCAAGAGTTTGC
This Vigna angularis cultivar LongXiaoDou No.4 chromosome 4, ASM1680809v1, whole genome shotgun sequence DNA region includes the following protein-coding sequences:
- the LOC108331147 gene encoding protein DEHYDRATION-INDUCED 19 homolog 5; amino-acid sequence: MSDDNIDGKACPFPFRLRNLFSSLTHSQQNHTISFSLTTTMDFIFRAATVHPSNHFPSLQASRLHSDKYSMLNYTDEDDDAKSLFQCPFCDFEFDFSSFRARLEEEDCYDPRDMTCPLCEENLGEDAVRVAQNSSKRSWKSDKSSISSGDTVVFDKKLPARGRHELVPDPLLTPFVRNLSVPNSRGIQPSEGFSSSASDISSGKGYDPDISSGKGSETDSGDEEDIEERRQKASFVQELMLSTLF
- the LOC108329868 gene encoding elongation factor Tu, chloroplastic; translated protein: MALSSATASSKLILFPHASSSSSSSSPSSLNSTPFRSTTTTHKLTTLSSSFLQPSTVLRRTPSTTTHRRQFTVRAARGKFERKKPHVNIGTIGHVDHGKTTLTAALTMALASLGNSAPKKYDEIDAAPEERARGITINTATVEYETENRHYAHVDCPGHADYVKNMITGAAQMDGAILVVSGADGPMPQTKEHILLAKQVGVPNMVVFLNKQDQVDDEELLQLVELEVRELLSSYEFPGDDIPIVSGSALLALEALMANPAIKRGENEWVDKIYQLMDEVDNYIPIPQRQTDLPFLLAVEDVFSITGRGTVATGRVERGTIRVGETVDLVGLRETRNTTVTGVEMFQKILDEALAGDNVGLLLRGVQKVDIQRGMVLAKPGTITPHTKFVAIVYVLKKEEGGRHSPFFAGYRPQFYMRTTDVTGKVTSIMNDKDEESKMVMPGDRVKMVVELIVPVACEQGMRFAIREGGKTVGAGVIQSIIE